In a single window of the Palaemon carinicauda isolate YSFRI2023 unplaced genomic scaffold, ASM3689809v2 scaffold2778, whole genome shotgun sequence genome:
- the LOC137636347 gene encoding uncharacterized protein produces the protein MAIFPGPSLNQKLASALLQLRFDEEADLKWAYSVLPDIFIPYRFNLQQFATNCSSLQENIDDYFDKVTSDPIKLLGLQAKLFLHDLQVQRNLGWDDTLTDSQVREWRCIARQANSAPPVMLDRNVGNREDLYDLVGFADSSKVMFGCVIYLLNFNTNVVSFVMSKSKIVNKQLESKSIPSLELQALSLGTECLIDLYQDIAGDRCIEAIKINKLRMYSDSLVTVSWVNSYVHKLDKMQKRSVFVLNRLEHIANLCEAHQVEFSFVSGVQNPADCVTRPVSHNQLTKTNFITGPDFLTDALDNTISRDILTVLVPDPDYSERVEKFAGYVEIQGTDHSQLIPPEKVSSFGKLVNINVLVLKEAYHRVILLDQRSQFPEIFEYFNSASKKLSDIPPLVSQLNVYQDNKGLLRVKIKKYIRACIGCKRFRERPIKLNQSSYREVRIDPPNVPFRNIYIDHMGPFYVKVNNSKEKVWILVISCMWSRAVNLKLCDSLSVEDLLRALQLHIYQFGMPEYIVSDLGTQMTAGSNIIETFLSDFETKDFLRRHNMNEIKFDHYYKGNSELGGLVEICVKLSKRLIQGAVGKNILPYKDFEFIVSKTVHLINRRPIAFKDSLREYSLEELPEVITPEKLLYGRDLVTLNIIPQLQSTTSDPDWSVDPVDLIRNSYEKLVRVQSKLIDIYNNEFLNHLVYQATSKKDRYKPVPHKQLK, from the exons ATGGCAATATTTCCTGGGCCTTCATTAAACCAAAAGTTAGCCTCCGCTCTCCTACAGTTAAGATTTG ATGAGGAAGCTGATCTTAAGTGGGCATATTCTGTGCTTCCTGATATATTCATACCTTATAGATTTAACTTGCAACAGTTTGCAACAAATTGTTCATCTCTACAAGAGAATATTGATGATTATTTTGATAAAGTGACTTCTGACCCTATTAAACTGCTAGGTCTTCA AGCAAAGCTGTTTTTGCACGATTTGCAAGTTCAAAGAAATTTGGGATGGGATGATACCTTGACAGACTCTCAAGTGAGGGAGTGGCGTTGTATTGCCAGGCAGGCAAACTCTGCTCCACCAGTTATGTTGGACAGAAATGTTGGAAATAGGGAGGATTTATATGATCTTGTAGGATTTGCCGACAGTAGTAAGGTCATGTTTGGTTGCGTCATTTACCTTCTTAACTTTAATACAAATGTTGTTTCTTTCGTAATGTCAAAATCGAAGATTGTCAACAAACAATTGGAGTCAAAATCCATTCCATCTCTTGAGCTTCAAGCATTGTCTTTGGGTACAGAGTGCTTAATTGATTTATATCAAGATATTGCTGGAGATCGGTGCATTGAAGCTATAAAGATTAATAAATTGCGAATGTACTCTGACAGTCTGGTTACGGTTAGCTGGGTCAACTCGTATGTACATAAGTTGGATAAAATGCAGAAACGCTCAGTGTTTGTTCTTAATAGACTAGAACATATTGCTAACTTGTGTGAGGCACATCAGGTTGAGTTTTCTTTTGTTTCGGGTGTACAGAACCCAGCAGACTGTGTAACTAGACCTGTTTCTCATAATCAGTTAACCAAGACTAATTTTATCACGGGACCAGATTTTTTGACTGATGCATTAGATAACACTATTAGTAGAGATATTCTTACAGTACTGGTTCCAGACCCAGATTATTCTGAAAGGGTAGAAAAGTTTGCAGGATATGTTGAAATTCAAGGCACTGATCATTCTCAATTAATTCCTCCTGAAAAAGTATCTAGTTTTGGTAAACTGGTTAATATTAATGTTTTAGTGTTAAA GGAGGCATATCATAGAGTAATTCTGTTGGACCAGAGAAGTCAGTTCCCTGAGATTTTTGAGTACTTTAATTCTGCTTCAAAGAAATTAAGTGACATTCCACCTTTGGTTTCTCAGTTAAATGTATATCAAGATAACAAAGGGTTGCTGAGAGTAAAAA taaaGAAGTATATAAGGGCCTGTATTGGATGCAAAAGGTTCAGGGAAAGACCTATTAAATTAAACCAAAGTTCTTATCGTGAGGTTAGAATTGATCCACCAAATGTCCCATtccgtaatatttacattgatcataTGGGACCCTTTTATGTTAAGGTGAACAATTCCAAAGAAAAGGTATGGATCCTTGTAATTAGTTGCATGTGGTCAAGAGCGGTAAATCTAAAGCTGTGTGATAGTCTCTCGGTTGAGGATTTGCTAAGAGCATTGCAGCTCCACATTTATCAATTTGGAATGCCTGAGTATATAGTCTCTGATTTGGGAACTCAAATGACTGCTGGATCCAATATTATAGAGACTTTTCTTTCTGATTTTGAAACTAAAGATTTTCTGAGAAGGCATAATATGAATGAGATCAAATTTGACCACTATTATAAGGGTAATAGTGAACTTGGGGGATTAGTTGAAATCTGTGTTAAGCTGTCTAAAAGACTGATACAAGGAGCTGTTGGTAAAAACATTTTACCATACAAGGATTTTGAGTTTATTGTATCCAAAACAGTACACCTTATTAATCGCAGGCCTATAGCCTTTAAAGACTCATTGAGGGAATATTCTCTGGAGGAATTGCCTGAAGTCATAACTCCGGAGAAGTTGTTATATGGCCGTGATCTTGTAACATTGAATATCATTCCACAGTTACAAAGTACTACTTCAGATCCGGATTGGTCAGTTGATCCAGTGGATTTGATAAGGAACTCCTATGAAAAACTTGTTAGAGTACAATCTAAGCTGATAGACatctataataatgaatttttaaacCATCTTGTATATCAAGCAACAAGTAAAAAGGATAGGTATAAACCTGTACCACATAAGCAGTTAAAG